In Psychrobacter immobilis, a single genomic region encodes these proteins:
- a CDS encoding TIGR00266 family protein, which produces MTATFSLIGTIEPFLHCNLKKGDSIYCEANAMVMMESNLELKGKLQGGLMQSLMRRFANDESLFQQQIEAVNGEGDCLLAPTLDGDMQIIDCGAQQYTLSDGAFVAAQTGVDVKAKIQRNLGGAVFGDTGGFMVMQTQGQGQVVVSGFGSLFEIDVEPGKDVIIDNGHVVCWDSRLEYKLSVATSKKKGFMGNIINSVTSGEGMVLNFSGSGKVIICSRNRDSYQGWLQSVLGTSSGGRGGSNSLLGNIL; this is translated from the coding sequence ATGACCGCCACGTTTAGCTTGATCGGTACCATTGAACCATTTCTTCATTGTAACCTCAAAAAAGGCGACTCCATCTATTGTGAAGCCAATGCAATGGTGATGATGGAATCAAACCTTGAGCTAAAAGGTAAGCTACAAGGCGGTCTGATGCAATCACTCATGCGTCGTTTTGCCAACGACGAGTCACTATTTCAACAGCAAATCGAAGCAGTCAATGGTGAAGGCGATTGTTTACTTGCGCCAACGCTCGACGGTGATATGCAAATCATTGATTGCGGTGCACAGCAATATACTTTAAGCGATGGCGCATTTGTCGCGGCGCAAACGGGCGTTGATGTGAAGGCTAAGATTCAACGTAATCTAGGTGGCGCCGTCTTTGGTGATACTGGTGGCTTTATGGTGATGCAGACGCAAGGTCAAGGTCAGGTAGTGGTATCGGGTTTCGGCTCATTGTTTGAGATTGATGTCGAACCTGGTAAAGACGTCATCATTGATAACGGTCATGTGGTCTGTTGGGACTCGCGTTTGGAATACAAACTCTCAGTCGCCACCAGTAAGAAAAAAGGCTTTATGGGCAATATTATCAATTCGGTCACCAGTGGCGAAGGTATGGTTTTAAACTTCTCAGGCTCAGGCAAAGTCATTATCTGCTCTCGTAATCGTGATAGCTACCAAGGCTGGCTACAAAGCGTCTTAGGGACTAGCTCAGGCGGTCGCGGCGGCAGTAACAGTTTGCTTGGCAACATCTTATAG
- a CDS encoding DUF475 domain-containing protein produces MRHFYLDFIFTAIALAVAAWWGYSHGGMGGMITTLSITAILAVMEISLSFDNAVVNASVLKGWDEFWKKIFLTVGILIAVFGMRLVFPIVIVAVTADLGMMQVIDLALNDPKEYSARLLAHHAEISAFGGIFLLLVFLNFIFDEKEVHWFDWLESRLAKLGKVDAMSVFVALIVLMIAVSFAKPEQSAAVLIAGVWGILVYLGVQVVSGMLEGDLEEELDAQGNSTGAATSAIMKGGIIGFLYLEVLDASFSFDGVIGAFAITNDVIVIMLGLAIGAMFVRSMTIFLVDKGTLDEYVYLEHGAHYAIGALAIIMLLSVKFHVPELITGLIGITFIGWAFVASLNYRKREAKSIT; encoded by the coding sequence ATGAGACATTTTTATTTAGACTTTATTTTCACAGCCATCGCCCTAGCGGTCGCGGCATGGTGGGGATATTCACATGGCGGTATGGGCGGTATGATAACCACCCTATCTATTACCGCTATTTTGGCCGTCATGGAGATTTCATTATCGTTTGATAATGCGGTGGTCAACGCTTCAGTCCTTAAAGGCTGGGACGAGTTTTGGAAAAAGATATTTTTAACGGTAGGTATTTTAATTGCCGTCTTTGGTATGCGCTTGGTATTCCCTATTGTTATCGTTGCTGTTACTGCCGACCTTGGTATGATGCAAGTAATCGATTTGGCATTGAACGATCCTAAAGAATACTCAGCCAGATTATTGGCGCATCATGCCGAAATCTCAGCATTTGGCGGTATTTTCTTGTTACTGGTATTCTTAAACTTCATCTTTGATGAAAAAGAAGTACACTGGTTCGATTGGCTTGAGAGCCGTCTGGCAAAATTAGGTAAAGTCGATGCCATGAGCGTGTTTGTCGCGCTTATCGTCTTGATGATTGCCGTATCATTTGCCAAGCCTGAGCAATCAGCTGCGGTCCTAATCGCTGGCGTATGGGGCATCTTAGTTTACCTTGGCGTACAAGTGGTCTCTGGTATGTTAGAGGGTGATCTTGAAGAAGAACTAGACGCTCAAGGTAACAGTACTGGTGCTGCAACTAGCGCGATTATGAAAGGTGGTATTATCGGTTTCTTATACCTAGAAGTCCTTGATGCTTCATTCAGTTTCGATGGCGTGATTGGCGCATTTGCGATTACTAATGACGTAATCGTTATTATGCTAGGTCTGGCTATTGGTGCGATGTTTGTACGTTCGATGACTATCTTCTTGGTCGACAAAGGCACCCTTGATGAATATGTCTATCTTGAGCATGGCGCGCATTATGCTATCGGTGCTTTAGCTATCATCATGCTGCTATCAGTGAAATTCCATGTACCAGAGCTTATCACTGGTCTGATTGGTATTACCTTTATTGGTTGGGCGTTTGTCGCTTCACTCAATTATCGTAAGCGAGAAGCCAAATCAATTACTTGA
- a CDS encoding ATP-grasp domain-containing protein, protein MKTPANDNDHTTSTAASPAVWLAEGQSSQRDMLASLQTLKNHADAPFNIIASHRHNRPEIFEFSDSVYREPFTSTADNDEQVVLKSVEPLIPRWQFVLEQAQKNNVKVLLTGRNGIDYEAHREAFDAAGIRLLTGATSVAALEVIDDKFSFMQQCHEHDIPVAEAWRFDNVAELEALLDMHGDQPLCVKPVTGIFAQGFWRLDLAKNDGEQYDSFEHLYFTEEKKINTTQFINAYANSVMVQERPIPMLLMPYLSGQEYSIDVVCEYGEVLAAITRYKTGKIQHIDYEQAVMDVVIPLIKAFGCDGIVSVQTKADDDGQHRVLEINSRPSGGIDYTTHSGVDLTQVGFGYWLGLTDKPKLEDIAQQIIPCQVRSIMVSVKIEEDASE, encoded by the coding sequence ATGAAAACCCCTGCTAACGATAACGATCATACAACATCAACTGCCGCATCACCTGCCGTTTGGTTAGCTGAAGGTCAGTCAAGCCAGCGTGATATGTTAGCCAGCCTACAAACCCTAAAAAATCACGCTGATGCTCCGTTCAACATTATCGCTTCACACCGCCACAATAGACCTGAGATTTTTGAATTTTCCGATAGCGTTTACCGCGAGCCTTTTACTAGCACCGCAGATAACGATGAGCAAGTAGTGCTCAAATCAGTTGAGCCATTGATTCCGCGTTGGCAGTTTGTGTTAGAACAAGCGCAGAAAAACAACGTAAAAGTATTGCTCACTGGGCGTAATGGTATTGATTACGAAGCCCACCGTGAGGCTTTTGACGCGGCTGGTATTCGTTTATTGACGGGTGCAACGAGTGTGGCAGCGTTAGAAGTGATAGATGATAAGTTTTCCTTTATGCAGCAGTGTCATGAGCATGATATTCCCGTTGCCGAGGCGTGGCGCTTTGATAACGTCGCAGAGCTTGAGGCGTTACTTGACATGCATGGTGATCAGCCCTTATGTGTCAAACCGGTTACGGGTATCTTTGCACAAGGATTTTGGCGACTAGACTTAGCCAAAAATGATGGGGAACAGTACGATAGCTTTGAGCATTTATACTTTACCGAAGAGAAAAAAATCAATACCACGCAGTTTATCAATGCCTATGCAAACAGTGTCATGGTGCAGGAACGCCCAATTCCCATGTTGCTAATGCCTTATTTATCAGGCCAAGAATACTCTATCGATGTCGTTTGCGAATATGGTGAAGTATTGGCTGCCATCACCCGTTATAAAACGGGGAAAATTCAGCATATCGACTACGAGCAAGCGGTTATGGATGTGGTTATTCCACTGATTAAAGCCTTTGGCTGCGATGGTATCGTCAGCGTACAAACCAAGGCCGATGATGACGGGCAGCACCGTGTGCTTGAAATTAACAGTCGCCCCTCTGGTGGCATCGATTACACCACCCATAGCGGGGTCGATTTAACCCAAGTTGGATTTGGCTACTGGCTGGGCTTAACCGATAAACCAAAACTTGAGGATATTGCACAGCAAATCATTCCCTGCCAAGTACGCTCAATTATGGTTAGCGTAAAGATTGAAGAAGATGCTAGCGAGTAA
- the rlmKL gene encoding bifunctional 23S rRNA (guanine(2069)-N(7))-methyltransferase RlmK/23S rRNA (guanine(2445)-N(2))-methyltransferase RlmL, translating into MTETTAPASLTAASPELSLDLIITCADGLEAPLQTELTSFGIVSEIKSTGRLAVTGTLRDLYSICLWSRVASRVLMLIKRKNINAEYDVAEQLYGLAKSVNWIEQFSLEQTFAIRLSVDKRVAVSQQFAMLRIKDAIADTFNEVYDSRPNVDSKNPDFSIFATVNDKQAELYLDLSGTSLHRRGYRVAMTEAPLKENLAAALLYSAGWHKKNEAGNAPFYNALIDPMCGSGTFIIEALLMHCDYAVGIDKAANQFGFYQWQHHDDALWQQMIDDAQTRFREALAIANEQPDTLPLILGFDADSGAILATEKNLIAAGLQDLLPLLDLETRALDQLSTILKPLVDDGRLSNPLIITNPPYGERLGDEEMIKPLYQAIGLILQDSFAGSGIDPMLGILASNVEQVDILPIKEPKTLRCHNGAITVYFRYGTLIAGQTGNLVSRFEKREIEVEEGQDFINRLQKNLSKLKKLAKKDKVSNLRVYNADLPDFKVAVDLYGDYVHVQEYAPPKTIPPETAKKRFNLALMGIREVFGINREQIFIKTRARQSGNDQYSKQNTTEKRGKFHVAREDGAYFYVNFTDYLDTGLFIDHRNMRARIKDNSRNKSVLNLFAYTCTASVHAALAGAKKVTSVDLSQNYLDWGKQNFVLNGLDVSRNKYQFVAADIFEWIKDNTEQFDVIFIDPPTFSNSKKFQGTFDVQRDHSALINRAMNRLTSDGILYFSNNFTRFELDEQLTERYEIIDITQKTIGFDFDVKKPIHQSFEIRHRQG; encoded by the coding sequence ATGACCGAAACAACCGCACCCGCATCTCTAACAGCAGCTTCACCAGAATTGTCGCTTGACCTTATTATCACCTGTGCCGATGGGCTTGAGGCACCACTCCAAACTGAGCTGACAAGTTTTGGTATTGTAAGTGAAATCAAAAGTACAGGCCGTCTGGCAGTTACTGGTACTTTGCGTGACTTATATAGTATTTGTTTGTGGTCACGTGTCGCCTCGCGGGTATTAATGCTCATTAAACGCAAAAACATCAATGCCGAATACGATGTGGCTGAGCAACTTTATGGCTTGGCAAAATCGGTCAATTGGATTGAGCAGTTTAGTTTAGAGCAAACCTTTGCCATTCGTCTGTCGGTCGACAAGCGTGTCGCCGTCAGTCAACAGTTTGCGATGCTACGTATCAAAGATGCGATTGCAGATACGTTCAATGAAGTTTACGACAGCCGTCCTAACGTCGATAGTAAAAACCCAGACTTTTCTATATTTGCAACCGTGAATGATAAGCAAGCTGAGCTGTATTTAGATTTATCAGGTACCAGTTTGCATCGCCGTGGGTATCGTGTGGCGATGACTGAAGCGCCACTCAAAGAAAACTTGGCAGCGGCTCTACTATATAGTGCAGGCTGGCACAAGAAAAATGAAGCTGGCAATGCACCTTTTTATAATGCGCTAATTGATCCAATGTGTGGGTCTGGCACCTTTATTATTGAAGCACTACTCATGCATTGCGATTATGCTGTGGGTATCGATAAAGCCGCCAATCAATTTGGTTTTTATCAATGGCAGCATCATGACGATGCCTTATGGCAACAGATGATCGATGATGCCCAGACACGCTTCCGCGAAGCCTTAGCAATTGCTAATGAGCAACCAGATACATTACCGCTGATTTTGGGGTTTGATGCGGATAGCGGCGCGATTTTAGCAACAGAGAAAAACCTGATTGCCGCAGGTTTGCAAGATTTACTACCACTGCTTGATCTTGAGACGCGTGCGCTTGACCAACTGAGCACTATTCTGAAGCCACTAGTCGATGACGGTCGATTGAGCAATCCTCTAATCATCACCAACCCACCTTATGGTGAACGTTTGGGTGACGAAGAGATGATTAAGCCGTTATATCAGGCGATTGGGCTTATTTTGCAAGACAGCTTTGCTGGTAGCGGCATTGATCCGATGCTTGGCATATTGGCATCTAATGTTGAGCAAGTTGATATCTTACCTATCAAAGAACCAAAAACCTTACGCTGTCATAATGGTGCTATCACCGTTTATTTCCGCTATGGCACGTTGATTGCGGGACAAACGGGCAATCTCGTTAGTCGCTTCGAAAAACGTGAGATTGAAGTGGAAGAGGGACAAGACTTTATCAACCGCTTGCAAAAAAACCTGTCCAAGCTGAAGAAGTTGGCTAAAAAAGACAAGGTTAGTAATTTGCGCGTTTACAATGCTGACTTGCCCGACTTCAAAGTCGCCGTCGACTTATATGGCGACTATGTGCACGTACAAGAATATGCGCCACCAAAAACCATTCCACCTGAGACTGCTAAAAAACGCTTCAACTTGGCATTAATGGGTATTCGTGAAGTTTTTGGTATTAACCGTGAACAAATATTTATCAAGACCCGTGCACGCCAGTCTGGTAATGACCAATATAGCAAACAGAACACCACAGAAAAGCGTGGTAAATTTCATGTTGCACGTGAAGATGGTGCTTATTTTTACGTCAACTTTACGGACTATTTAGATACGGGTTTGTTCATTGATCACCGTAATATGCGTGCCCGTATCAAAGACAACAGTCGTAATAAATCCGTACTGAACTTATTTGCTTATACCTGTACGGCAAGTGTACATGCAGCGCTTGCTGGCGCGAAAAAAGTCACCAGCGTTGACTTGTCACAGAACTATCTAGACTGGGGTAAGCAAAACTTTGTATTAAATGGTCTGGACGTTAGCCGTAATAAATATCAATTCGTCGCAGCCGATATCTTTGAGTGGATTAAAGACAATACTGAACAATTTGATGTCATCTTTATCGATCCACCGACTTTTTCAAATTCGAAAAAGTTCCAAGGTACCTTTGATGTGCAGCGCGACCACTCTGCCCTCATTAATCGTGCGATGAACCGCTTGACCTCTGACGGGATTTTATATTTTTCAAATAACTTTACCCGCTTTGAGCTCGATGAGCAGTTGACTGAGCGCTATGAAATTATTGATATCACTCAAAAAACCATTGGTTTTGATTTTGATGTTAAAAAGCCGATTCATCAGAGCTTTGAGATTCGTCATCGTCAGGGCTGA
- a CDS encoding J domain-containing protein, whose translation MIYIIILVAVFFIIGALSNDDESVSDNTATRNYSYTTKLEGKYLHLSMDTIPYGTEVVILELAYQGQNVKSYYDIFNDEEGNFITGARNNDNNGPYSISVPINALILPRNKDITLEFNITLLKDGVILDKLKSQEEIRISSSSFLIMEWFIPTIKILAYYSIKKGDSNDSKSWSKDNIKVIKNVFSNHIENNPEERDFLKNQMKILSGTSIDLRECVKDFNNRANTTNDKNTIFYASARIIINNLESGKWLHIEKGLAEIKNLSKLMGISDEILEDAYSGFETLKNQDKPTEASDNLKALKVLGLLEGATIDEMRRAYRLKIKDFHPDKYTHLPESVKLVLQEKAQELNLAKETLRF comes from the coding sequence ATGATTTATATAATAATTTTAGTTGCTGTTTTTTTCATAATAGGTGCTTTGTCAAATGACGATGAAAGTGTTTCAGACAATACTGCCACTAGAAACTATTCCTACACTACGAAGCTAGAGGGCAAGTATCTACACTTAAGTATGGATACTATTCCTTATGGAACAGAAGTTGTTATTCTTGAACTTGCTTATCAGGGACAAAATGTAAAAAGTTATTATGATATTTTTAATGATGAAGAAGGCAACTTTATAACTGGTGCTCGCAATAACGATAATAATGGTCCTTACTCAATAAGTGTGCCTATCAATGCTTTAATTTTGCCTAGAAATAAAGATATCACCTTAGAGTTTAATATTACGCTTTTAAAGGATGGCGTTATTCTCGATAAACTCAAATCTCAAGAGGAAATTCGTATAAGCTCTAGCTCTTTTTTAATTATGGAATGGTTCATTCCTACAATAAAAATTTTGGCTTACTACTCCATAAAAAAAGGTGATTCTAATGATTCAAAATCTTGGTCCAAAGACAATATTAAAGTTATTAAAAATGTTTTTTCAAATCACATAGAAAACAATCCAGAAGAACGAGATTTTTTAAAAAATCAAATGAAAATCTTATCAGGTACTTCAATAGATTTAAGAGAATGTGTTAAGGATTTCAATAATAGAGCAAATACTACTAATGACAAGAATACTATTTTCTATGCATCAGCTCGAATAATAATCAATAACTTAGAGTCAGGAAAATGGTTGCATATAGAAAAAGGTCTAGCAGAGATTAAAAATCTGAGCAAATTAATGGGCATTAGCGATGAAATATTAGAGGATGCTTACTCTGGTTTTGAAACCCTTAAAAACCAAGACAAACCTACAGAAGCTTCTGATAATCTAAAAGCATTAAAGGTTCTTGGTTTGTTAGAAGGAGCTACTATCGACGAAATGCGTAGAGCTTATAGGTTAAAGATCAAAGACTTTCATCCTGACAAATACACTCACTTACCTGAATCTGTAAAACTGGTACTTCAAGAAAAAGCTCAAGAACTAAACCTTGCAAAAGAAACACTACGATTTTAG
- a CDS encoding TerD family protein gives MSQIQPQQLIAGANAPLPTDHISIRILSQSAVDCAAYRLTTDGKVRGDGDMIFYGQTRSDDGSVSFRGHDSDGFFDINLPAQPANIEKIALAFSSAQTLAQVGDVDIQVLQGSQVLMTCQLSAAGRNEKAIILAECYRRQGSWKFRFIAQGFEGGLKPLSEHFGVEIADEAPAQSPVQNQSQGQAQPINTQRPINTQKAGSAPKTSTPPPIPTASPNPSINLSKITLTKNQSSINLKKRDDFGKISVNLNWNQNPTANQQAPKKGLLGDLFKQHKAGGIDLDVGAMIHLKNGEKTLIQALGNRFGSLTSAPYVCLRADDRTGQVSGGEWLDINGQQWSQIEEVFIFAFIYEGAPNWAQTDGVVTIHVPDQPPIETRLTEGTGNLPMCAIARLVNQNGSINVERINEYFKGHQEMDKAFNWGFSWKRGSK, from the coding sequence ATGAGCCAAATCCAACCTCAACAACTGATTGCTGGTGCCAATGCGCCACTGCCAACAGATCATATTAGCATTCGTATTTTAAGCCAAAGTGCGGTCGATTGCGCGGCATATCGACTGACAACTGACGGTAAAGTACGCGGCGATGGCGACATGATATTTTATGGGCAGACACGTAGCGATGATGGCAGTGTGAGTTTCCGTGGTCATGATAGCGATGGTTTTTTTGATATTAATTTACCTGCGCAGCCTGCAAATATCGAGAAGATAGCATTAGCGTTTTCTAGTGCGCAGACGCTTGCTCAAGTTGGCGATGTCGATATTCAGGTATTGCAAGGCAGCCAAGTGCTGATGACTTGTCAGTTAAGTGCTGCCGGACGTAATGAAAAAGCCATTATTTTAGCGGAATGTTATCGCCGCCAAGGTAGCTGGAAGTTCCGTTTTATCGCCCAAGGTTTTGAAGGGGGGCTGAAGCCTTTGTCTGAGCATTTTGGTGTTGAAATTGCTGATGAAGCGCCTGCTCAAAGCCCTGTACAAAACCAGTCACAAGGTCAAGCTCAGCCCATCAATACGCAGCGCCCAATCAATACGCAGAAGGCAGGTAGTGCACCTAAAACAAGCACGCCGCCGCCAATTCCTACAGCTTCTCCAAATCCGTCAATTAACTTAAGCAAAATCACTTTAACCAAAAATCAGTCTAGCATCAACCTAAAGAAACGTGATGACTTTGGTAAAATCTCTGTTAACTTAAACTGGAATCAAAATCCGACTGCTAATCAGCAAGCACCCAAAAAAGGCTTGTTAGGCGATCTGTTTAAACAACATAAAGCGGGCGGTATTGACCTTGATGTTGGGGCGATGATTCATCTAAAAAATGGTGAAAAAACCTTGATTCAGGCCTTGGGCAATCGCTTTGGTAGCTTAACATCAGCGCCTTACGTGTGTTTGCGTGCTGATGATAGAACGGGACAGGTGAGCGGCGGTGAGTGGCTAGATATTAACGGTCAGCAGTGGTCGCAGATAGAAGAGGTATTTATTTTTGCTTTCATTTATGAAGGTGCACCAAACTGGGCGCAGACCGATGGTGTCGTGACCATTCATGTGCCAGACCAACCCCCGATTGAGACACGTTTGACAGAAGGGACAGGTAATCTCCCAATGTGTGCGATTGCGCGTCTGGTCAATCAAAATGGCAGTATCAACGTTGAGCGTATTAATGAGTACTTTAAAGGCCATCAAGAAATGGACAAAGCCTTTAATTGGGGCTTTAGTTGGAAGCGAGGTAGTAAGTAA
- a CDS encoding TerD family protein — translation MALSLNKGGNLSLTKTDPNLTKLLIGLGWDERATSGAEFDLDASVFLLNTAGKVRGDHDFIFYNQLKSDNGAVEHTGDNRTGEGDGDDEVVKVNLTQVPADVDKIVVTVTIHDAAARSQNFGQVANAFIRVVNEETGTEVVRFDLAEDYSVETAMVFGEVYRHNGEWKFRAVGQGYSGGLQAMCQQYGVVI, via the coding sequence ATGGCTTTATCACTTAATAAAGGCGGTAACTTATCGCTCACCAAAACTGACCCAAATTTGACCAAGCTGCTTATCGGTCTTGGTTGGGATGAACGCGCAACTTCTGGTGCTGAGTTTGATCTTGATGCCAGTGTGTTTTTACTGAATACGGCAGGTAAAGTACGCGGCGACCATGACTTCATTTTCTATAACCAGCTTAAGTCTGATAATGGCGCGGTTGAGCATACTGGTGATAACCGCACTGGCGAAGGTGATGGAGATGATGAAGTCGTCAAAGTGAATCTAACTCAAGTCCCAGCTGATGTGGATAAAATTGTCGTCACTGTTACTATTCATGATGCGGCGGCTCGTAGTCAAAACTTTGGTCAAGTTGCCAATGCCTTTATTCGTGTCGTGAATGAAGAGACAGGCACTGAAGTGGTACGTTTTGATTTGGCAGAAGATTACTCTGTTGAAACGGCCATGGTATTTGGCGAAGTCTATCGTCACAACGGTGAGTGGAAATTCCGTGCCGTTGGTCAAGGCTATTCAGGCGGCTTGCAAGCCATGTGTCAACAGTATGGCGTTGTTATCTAA
- a CDS encoding TerD family protein: MAISLTKGGNVNLSKEAPGLTNITVGLGWDPRATDGQEFDLDAIGFLVNEAGKVRNDQDFIFFNNLKSDNGAVEHTGDNRTGEGDGDDEKIKINLASIPADVSKVAICAIIYEGQSRNQNFGQVGDAYIRVINDNGDAEIARYDLSEDGSTETAMIFGELYRHSGDWKFRAVGQGFSGGLGPLAASYGVNV; encoded by the coding sequence ATGGCTATTAGCTTAACAAAAGGCGGCAACGTAAACTTATCAAAAGAAGCGCCAGGTTTAACCAATATTACAGTCGGTCTTGGCTGGGATCCACGTGCTACTGACGGTCAAGAGTTTGACTTAGATGCGATTGGCTTTTTGGTCAATGAAGCAGGTAAAGTACGTAATGACCAAGATTTCATCTTTTTTAACAACTTAAAGTCAGACAATGGCGCGGTTGAGCACACTGGCGATAACCGTACTGGTGAAGGCGACGGCGATGATGAAAAAATTAAAATCAATCTTGCTAGCATTCCAGCTGACGTAAGCAAAGTCGCTATCTGTGCGATTATTTATGAAGGTCAAAGCCGCAATCAAAACTTTGGTCAAGTGGGTGACGCTTACATCCGTGTCATTAACGACAATGGCGATGCTGAAATCGCACGTTATGACTTATCAGAAGACGGTAGCACCGAAACGGCGATGATTTTTGGTGAATTATATCGCCATAGTGGTGACTGGAAATTCCGTGCCGTCGGTCAAGGCTTCAGCGGTGGTCTTGGACCATTAGCGGCTTCTTATGGCGTTAATGTTTAA
- a CDS encoding trypsin-like peptidase domain-containing protein — translation MTAQTTLVLGANTVIAQSNCSVAFATTNQLKFGEQLGLLWLPLDEHRKAACSPAYLHEPKEWAQLNNKDNPSAWQLDLPALFDKQGVSFLQLIAYVYHEPSLNLPAVELSKVNLTLNNGDIRYEFIASERHVKAAIILEIYRRNGQFKCRALGESSTQGLAGLEHHVQISLDMRPPNTHALIQDTQRAQQQGYPNSDARPPRQVQSGETWTGTAFAIDPYHLLTCYHVIESAAMIGVRQQGQPDREAQVVLSDIGSDSAIIRVSEPLPSYLPLAQRCTDNLGETITTLGFPLSGLSSQLQVTQGCISGLTGFGDDIRYLQFTAPIQPGSSGSPLLLPTGEVIGMVTSSLVHEHAQNMNYAVKFQLLSALLASAGMSLDNSSGSYGMSRTTAAALTTPQLSKQSRGALWLVGCQG, via the coding sequence ATGACAGCACAAACCACGTTAGTGTTAGGGGCAAATACGGTTATCGCGCAATCGAATTGTTCGGTCGCTTTTGCGACGACAAATCAGCTAAAGTTTGGCGAGCAGCTTGGGCTATTATGGCTGCCTTTAGATGAGCATCGTAAAGCGGCTTGTAGCCCTGCTTATCTGCATGAACCGAAAGAGTGGGCGCAGCTCAATAATAAGGATAATCCAAGCGCATGGCAACTGGATTTGCCTGCATTATTTGATAAACAAGGGGTAAGCTTTTTACAATTGATTGCTTATGTTTATCATGAGCCAAGCCTCAACTTACCCGCTGTCGAATTAAGCAAAGTAAATTTAACGCTAAACAATGGCGATATTCGTTATGAATTTATCGCAAGTGAGCGCCATGTTAAAGCAGCAATCATATTAGAAATATATCGGCGCAATGGACAATTTAAATGCCGTGCCCTTGGTGAGAGCTCTACCCAAGGATTGGCAGGCCTAGAGCATCATGTGCAAATTAGCCTCGATATGCGTCCGCCAAATACGCATGCCCTTATCCAAGATACCCAGCGTGCACAGCAGCAAGGTTATCCTAACAGTGATGCGCGTCCGCCCAGACAAGTTCAATCTGGTGAAACTTGGACAGGTACAGCGTTTGCTATCGATCCCTATCATTTACTGACTTGTTATCATGTCATTGAATCGGCGGCGATGATTGGTGTGCGTCAGCAAGGGCAACCCGATCGTGAAGCGCAAGTGGTACTCAGCGATATCGGTAGTGATTCAGCCATTATTAGAGTAAGCGAGCCGCTGCCAAGTTATTTACCCTTAGCACAGCGTTGTACTGATAATTTAGGTGAAACCATCACCACCTTGGGATTTCCGTTATCAGGATTGAGTAGCCAATTACAAGTAACGCAAGGCTGCATCTCAGGACTGACAGGGTTTGGCGATGATATTCGCTATCTGCAATTTACTGCGCCTATTCAACCCGGCTCTAGTGGCAGCCCTTTATTACTGCCGACTGGTGAGGTTATCGGGATGGTGACGTCTAGCCTCGTCCACGAGCATGCACAAAATATGAACTATGCGGTGAAATTTCAGTTATTATCCGCCCTACTGGCGAGCGCTGGAATGAGTTTAGATAACTCATCTGGCTCATATGGCATGTCACGCACGACAGCTGCCGCGTTGACCACACCGCAATTGAGTAAGCAAAGTCGCGGTGCTTTGTGGTTAGTAGGATGTCAGGGTTAA
- a CDS encoding TerD family protein, translating into MAVSLQKGQKISLSKEAGGELTQVKLGLGWDVAQNPQDKKGGFLGKLFGGGSGGDSIDLDASCIMFDTNKQAIDAIWFSQLKSKDGSIVHTGDNRTGDGDGDDEVINVDLSKIPANVVSLVFTVNSFTGQTFETVENAFCRIINANNNQEVARYNLSAQGGHTAMIMAKVYRHNNEWKMHAIGETASGRTFHDLMPAITPHA; encoded by the coding sequence ATGGCAGTTAGTTTACAAAAAGGTCAGAAAATCTCCCTAAGCAAAGAAGCGGGCGGCGAGCTTACCCAAGTAAAACTGGGTCTAGGCTGGGACGTTGCTCAAAACCCTCAAGACAAAAAAGGTGGGTTCTTGGGCAAATTATTCGGTGGTGGTAGCGGCGGCGACTCGATTGACTTAGATGCTTCGTGCATCATGTTTGATACTAATAAACAAGCCATCGATGCGATTTGGTTCAGTCAGCTGAAATCAAAAGATGGCAGTATCGTCCATACTGGTGATAACCGCACTGGCGACGGCGATGGTGACGACGAAGTTATCAATGTCGATCTTTCAAAAATCCCTGCCAATGTCGTCTCTCTAGTATTTACCGTCAATAGTTTCACTGGTCAAACCTTTGAAACGGTAGAAAATGCATTTTGTCGTATCATCAATGCCAATAACAATCAGGAAGTCGCCCGCTACAATTTATCAGCGCAAGGTGGGCATACCGCGATGATTATGGCAAAAGTATATCGTCATAATAATGAGTGGAAAATGCATGCAATTGGTGAAACGGCTTCTGGTCGTACTTTTCATGACTTGATGCCTGCCATCACGCCGCATGCGTAA